A genomic window from Candidatus Obscuribacter sp. includes:
- the mtnA gene encoding S-methyl-5-thioribose-1-phosphate isomerase, translating into MMPAKMQDGRLMLVDQRHLPFDFGYFDATEFDQLIYAIQEMVVRGAPAIGFVAAYGLALSAEQLRGAGHNPVDFERLFMERCQKLAAARPTAVNLQFAVAKVQAKVLSALPDLAKACQLGMAEAERLDQELVQANLKLSQNGLPLIARGDTIITHCNAGPLATCGYGTALGVIRMAHFAGLDIKVLVDETRPRNQGARLTMYELMRDQVPCQLIADNMSGFFMAQGKVNLVMTGADRIALNGDTANKIGTYNLAVLAQHHGIPFYIAAPLSTFDFELKDGSGIPIEFRNPLELTTFDGQPHSCPEATALNPAFDVTPAALIAGIVTEVGVLRPPYDFSYLKNTYSMA; encoded by the coding sequence CTGATGCCAGCAAAAATGCAAGATGGTCGCTTGATGTTGGTGGATCAAAGGCACTTGCCTTTTGATTTTGGGTATTTTGATGCGACAGAGTTTGACCAGCTCATTTACGCTATCCAGGAGATGGTGGTGCGCGGGGCACCTGCCATTGGGTTTGTGGCTGCTTATGGACTGGCTCTTAGCGCCGAGCAGCTCCGGGGCGCGGGACACAACCCGGTTGATTTTGAGCGGCTCTTTATGGAGCGCTGTCAAAAGCTGGCTGCAGCCAGACCGACAGCTGTTAATTTGCAGTTTGCTGTCGCTAAGGTGCAGGCCAAAGTGCTCTCAGCATTGCCAGACCTGGCAAAAGCCTGCCAACTTGGCATGGCTGAGGCGGAGAGACTTGACCAGGAGCTAGTCCAGGCTAATTTAAAATTGAGCCAAAATGGATTGCCTTTGATTGCCCGTGGTGACACTATCATCACGCATTGCAATGCTGGTCCGCTGGCCACTTGTGGTTATGGTACCGCTCTTGGTGTCATCCGCATGGCTCATTTTGCCGGTCTGGATATTAAAGTACTCGTAGACGAGACTCGTCCTCGTAATCAAGGCGCACGCCTTACCATGTACGAATTGATGCGTGATCAGGTGCCCTGTCAGTTGATTGCTGACAATATGTCGGGCTTTTTTATGGCTCAAGGCAAAGTCAATCTTGTTATGACTGGTGCCGATCGCATTGCCCTCAATGGTGATACTGCCAACAAAATTGGTACCTACAATCTGGCGGTATTGGCGCAGCATCACGGTATTCCTTTTTATATAGCGGCACCGCTATCCACTTTTGATTTTGAGCTAAAAGATGGCAGCGGTATACCAATTGAGTTTCGCAACCCTCTTGAGCTGACAACTTTTGACGGTCAGCCCCATAGCTGTCCTGAGGCTACTGCCCTTAATCCAGCCTTTGATGTGACACCAGCAGCACTTATTGCCGGTATAGTCACTGAGGTTGGAGTATTAAGACCGCCCTATGACTTTAGCTACTTAAAAAACACGTACTCAATGGCATAA